GCGAGCGAGCGGCCGTCGAACTCCCACGTGCCCTCGTCGGGCTTGTCGAAGCCCGTGAGCAGGTTGAAGAACGTGGTCTTGCCGGCGCCGTTGGGCCCGATGAGCGCGGTGATCGCGCCGCGCGGGATCTCGACGTGGCCCACGTCGACGGCCGTCAGGCCGCCGAAGGTGCGCTTGACGCCGTCGGCGATGAGGATCGGGTCGACCTTGCGGACACCCGGTCCGGCCTCGCCGACGTGGAGGCCGGTGGTCTTCACCGGCTTGGACGTGGGAGTGACATCACTTGACAAAGGCCAGCTCCTTCTTGTTTCCGAAGATGCCCTGAGGCCTGAAGACCACGATCAGCATGATCGCGATGCCGACGAGGATGAACCGGAGCTGCCCGGCCTGCACCTGCGTCATGAACGGGAACCAGCCCGCCTCCACCGCCCGGGCCATGAAGCCCGAGAAGAAGGAGAGCAGCACCCAGAAGATCATCGAGCCGACGATCGGCCCGAGGATCGTGGCGGCCCCGCCGAGGAGCAGGATCGCGTAGATGAAGAACGTGAGCGACGTCTGGTAGTTCGCCGGCACGACCGCGCGCGGCAGGACGAAGACCATGCCCGCCAGGGTGCCGTAGACGCCACCGAGGATGAGGCTCTGCATCTTGTAGGAGTAGACGTTCTTGCCGAGCGCGCGCACGGCGTCCTCGTCCTCGCGGATGCCCTTGATGACGCGACCCCACGGGCTGCGGATGATCAGCCAGGTGAGCAGCGCGAACACGATCACGAGCGTCCACCCCACGATCCGGATCCACCAGTCGTACGCGTTGTACGTGAATGGACCGAAGCCGTAGGTGCCCGGGGGGATCGGGTTCAGGTCGGCGAAGCCGCCCTTGTAGCCCTGCAGGCCGCTCGCCGAGCCGGTGAGCGAGTCGAACGTGTTCGTCGTGAAGATGAGCCGCAGGATCTCGGCCGCCGCGATCGTGACGATCGCGAGGTAGTCGGCGCGGAGCCGAAGGGTCGGGATGCCGAGGATCAGCGCGAAGATCACGGATGCCCCGACGCCGACGAGCACGGACGCCCACACGGGGAATCCGAACGACAGCGTCGAGATGGCGAACCCGTAGGCACCGAGGGCCATGAAGCCCGCCTGACCGAAGTTCAGGAGGCCCGTGTACCCGAAGTGGATCGCCAGGCCGAGGGCGGCGAGGGCGTAGGCGGCGGTCGTGGGGCTGATGAGCTCCTGCGCCGCGTTGGAGAAGATCGCAATCCAGTCGATCATGGTCGGTCCTCCTTAGCCGATTCTCTCGCGGCGACCGAGGATCCCCTGCGGTCGGAACAGCAGCACGAGGATCAGCACGATCAGTGCGCCCACGTACTTCATGTCGGAAGGCAGCCACAGCGTCGACAGCTCGATGAAGAGGCCGACGATGATCGACCCGACGAGCGCGCCGAACGCGGTGCCCAGGCCACCGAGGGTGACCGCGGCGAACACGAGCAGCAGGATCTGGAAGCCCATGTCCCAGCTGACGCCGGGCCGGAAGTAGGCCCACAGGATGCCGGAGAGGCCCGCCAGCGCGCCGCCCGCGATCCACACGATGCGGATGACCCGGTCGACGTCGATGCCGCTCGCCGCGGCGAGGCTCGGGTTGTCGGAGACCGCCCGTGTCGCCTTGCCGATGCGCGTGCGCAGCAGGAAGAACGCGAAGGCCAGCAGCACCACGATCGAGGTCGCCATGCTCGCGACGTCGATCCACGACAGCGTCACCGGTCCGAGGTGGATGTCGGACGGGATGGTCGCACCGGGCAACTGCCTCGTCGCTCCGCCGTAGAAGAACTGGTAGGTGTACCGCAGCGCGAGCGAGAGGCCGATGCTCACGATCATGAGCGGGATGAGGCCCACCCCGCGCCGCCGGAGCGGTTTCCAGATCGTGGCGTCGAGCGTCCAGCCGAGCGCGGCGCTCAGCACGATGGCGATGATGATGGCAAGCCAGATCGGGAGCGCCAGGTCGACGCCGAAGGTGAGCACCATGAGGCCGCCGAACGTGATCATCTCCGCGTGCGCGAAGTTCGAGAGGCCGGTGGTGCCGAAGATCAGCGACAGGCCGATCGCCGCGAGCGCCAGGAGGAGCCCGAAGTTCAGGCCGTTGATCACGCGGATCAGCACCTGGGCGCCGAGGTCGGTCGTGGTGCGCTGGCCTTCGCCGAGGAAGAAGTTCACCGCCTTCAGCTTCGTGAGCCCGAACTCGGCGGTGACCGTGTTCTGGCCCGCCTTGACGACGACGCCCTTGGGCAGGGTCTCCTCGTCGAGGGTCAGC
This DNA window, taken from Agromyces sp. 3263, encodes the following:
- a CDS encoding branched-chain amino acid ABC transporter permease translates to MDWIAIFSNAAQELISPTTAAYALAALGLAIHFGYTGLLNFGQAGFMALGAYGFAISTLSFGFPVWASVLVGVGASVIFALILGIPTLRLRADYLAIVTIAAAEILRLIFTTNTFDSLTGSASGLQGYKGGFADLNPIPPGTYGFGPFTYNAYDWWIRIVGWTLVIVFALLTWLIIRSPWGRVIKGIREDEDAVRALGKNVYSYKMQSLILGGVYGTLAGMVFVLPRAVVPANYQTSLTFFIYAILLLGGAATILGPIVGSMIFWVLLSFFSGFMARAVEAGWFPFMTQVQAGQLRFILVGIAIMLIVVFRPQGIFGNKKELAFVK
- a CDS encoding ABC transporter permease subunit encodes the protein MAEAGSAATTEAEEFEYFFVGNVTFDDKPLRGVQISVEGNGYDAETKTDADGKWRLGVPEKGEYKLTLDEETLPKGVVVKAGQNTVTAEFGLTKLKAVNFFLGEGQRTTTDLGAQVLIRVINGLNFGLLLALAAIGLSLIFGTTGLSNFAHAEMITFGGLMVLTFGVDLALPIWLAIIIAIVLSAALGWTLDATIWKPLRRRGVGLIPLMIVSIGLSLALRYTYQFFYGGATRQLPGATIPSDIHLGPVTLSWIDVASMATSIVVLLAFAFFLLRTRIGKATRAVSDNPSLAAASGIDVDRVIRIVWIAGGALAGLSGILWAYFRPGVSWDMGFQILLLVFAAVTLGGLGTAFGALVGSIIVGLFIELSTLWLPSDMKYVGALIVLILVLLFRPQGILGRRERIG